A single Pseudomonas putida DNA region contains:
- a CDS encoding acyl-CoA dehydrogenase produces the protein MPETLLSPRNLAFELYEVLDAEALTQRPRFAEHSRETFDAALSTARTIAEKFFAPHNRKADENEPRYVDGRAELIPEVKPAVDAFLEAGFLNANRDFEVGGMQLPSLVSQACFAHFQAANAGTTAYPFLTMGAANLIESFGTDEQKRLYLQPMIDGRYFGTMALTEPHAGSSLADIRARAEPAGDGTYRLKGNKIFISGGDHELSENIVHMVLAKLPDAPPGVKGISLFIVPKYLVNDDGSRGPRNDVLLAGLFHKMGWRGTTSTALNFGDNGQCVGYLVGQPHQGLACMFQMMNEARIGVGMGAVMLGYAGYLYSLEYARQRPQGRLADNKDPQSPAVPIIEHTDVKRMLLAQKAYVEGAFDLGLYAARLFDDTHTASDENVRKQAQELLDLLTPIVKSWPSAFCLKANELAIQILGGHGYTREYPVEQYYRDNRLNPIHEGTEGIQSLDLLGRKLAQNNGAGLKQLIRLIAATAERASHHPGLDTLRQPLEQLVNRLQSVTLALLGDLAQGKIAGALANSALYLKAFGHCVIGWRWLEQAIHAELGLLKGNPVDRDFYLGKLQAARYFLTWEIPGCHNELALLEARDDTCLAMQDGWF, from the coding sequence ATGCCCGAGACCCTGCTCAGCCCCCGCAACCTCGCCTTCGAACTTTACGAAGTCCTCGACGCCGAGGCCCTGACCCAGCGCCCGCGCTTCGCCGAACACAGCCGCGAAACCTTCGACGCGGCGCTGTCCACCGCGCGTACCATCGCCGAGAAGTTCTTCGCTCCGCACAACCGCAAAGCCGACGAGAACGAGCCGCGCTACGTAGACGGCCGTGCCGAGCTGATCCCTGAAGTGAAACCCGCCGTCGACGCGTTCCTCGAAGCCGGCTTCCTCAACGCCAACCGCGATTTCGAAGTTGGTGGCATGCAGTTGCCCAGCCTGGTCTCGCAGGCCTGCTTCGCCCACTTTCAGGCCGCCAATGCCGGCACCACGGCCTACCCGTTCCTGACCATGGGCGCGGCCAACCTGATCGAGAGCTTCGGCACCGACGAGCAGAAGCGCCTTTACCTGCAGCCGATGATCGACGGCCGCTACTTCGGCACCATGGCGCTGACCGAACCACACGCAGGCTCTTCGCTGGCCGATATCCGTGCCCGCGCCGAACCCGCGGGCGACGGCACATATCGCCTCAAGGGCAACAAGATCTTCATCTCTGGCGGCGACCACGAGCTGTCGGAAAACATCGTGCACATGGTGCTGGCCAAGCTGCCGGACGCACCGCCTGGTGTTAAGGGTATTTCGCTGTTCATCGTGCCTAAGTATCTGGTCAACGACGACGGCAGCCGTGGCCCACGCAACGATGTGCTGCTGGCCGGACTGTTCCACAAGATGGGCTGGCGCGGTACCACCTCCACCGCGCTGAACTTTGGCGACAACGGCCAGTGCGTCGGCTATCTGGTCGGCCAGCCGCATCAGGGCCTGGCGTGCATGTTCCAGATGATGAACGAGGCGCGCATCGGTGTTGGCATGGGTGCAGTGATGCTCGGTTACGCCGGTTACCTGTATTCGCTGGAATACGCTCGCCAAAGGCCACAAGGCCGCCTGGCGGACAACAAGGACCCGCAAAGCCCGGCCGTGCCGATCATCGAGCACACCGATGTAAAACGCATGCTGCTGGCGCAGAAGGCCTATGTGGAAGGCGCCTTCGACCTGGGTTTGTACGCTGCGCGACTGTTCGACGACACCCATACTGCCAGCGACGAGAACGTACGCAAACAGGCCCAGGAGCTGCTCGACCTGCTGACCCCGATCGTCAAGTCCTGGCCCTCGGCCTTCTGCCTCAAGGCCAACGAACTGGCAATCCAGATTCTCGGCGGCCACGGCTACACCCGCGAGTACCCAGTGGAGCAGTACTACCGCGACAACCGCCTGAACCCTATCCACGAAGGCACCGAGGGCATCCAGTCACTTGACTTGCTGGGCCGCAAGCTGGCGCAGAACAACGGTGCAGGCCTCAAGCAACTGATCCGGCTGATCGCCGCCACCGCCGAACGCGCCAGCCATCATCCGGGCCTGGACACCCTGCGCCAACCACTGGAGCAACTGGTCAACCGCCTGCAGTCGGTAACGCTTGCCCTGCTCGGCGACCTGGCCCAGGGCAAGATCGCCGGTGCCTTGGCCAACTCTGCCCTGTATCTCAAGGCCTTCGGCCACTGCGTAATCGGCTGGCGCTGGCTGGAACAAGCCATCCACGCCGAACTAGGCTTGCTCAAGGGCAACCCCGTCGACCGCGATTTCTACCTCGGCAAACTGCAGGCCGCACGTTATTTCCTGACCTGGGAAATTCCTGGCTGCCATAATGAGCTGGCATTGCTCGAGGCGCGCGACGACACGTGCCTTGCCATGCAAGACGGGTGGTTCTAG
- a CDS encoding TldD/PmbA family protein, which translates to MFDSSALLRQRFAALRSTAELFSLRHVKQSHQALSVRRNVAEPPHFSQDEGAMLTVRVNGVEAYAATADLSQAGLQRALEQAEALARQVARHSLLDLREQPVTSARHDHVSPNFDQPVPNLADCLGLLAAESASVPKDTRLVDWQASLGLSLVEQTYLNSAGAELRHAQRFLFPGLSVTASDGQDSQSRSLGRDNFGQQGGFEIIERCGLVGAARQVADQALQLLLAPNTPSGPRDLLLMPDQMMLQIHESIGHPLEMDRILGDERNYAGTSFVKASDFGHLQYGSSLLNVTFDPTIGEELASYSFDDDGTAASKQFLIRDGLLLRPLGGALSQFRSGLDGVANSRACGWNRAPIDRMANLNIEPGDQPLDQLIQGIEHGILMRTNRSWSIDDARNKFQFGCEWGQLIENGELKGIVKNPNYRGISAQFWRNLAAVGDRSTFQVLGTPNCGKGEPNQVVRVGHASPACVFRQIDVFGGDA; encoded by the coding sequence ATGTTCGATTCCAGCGCCCTGCTGCGCCAGCGCTTTGCCGCGCTACGCAGCACGGCCGAGTTGTTTTCCCTGCGCCATGTGAAACAGTCGCACCAGGCGCTTTCGGTTCGCCGCAATGTGGCCGAACCACCCCACTTCAGCCAGGACGAGGGCGCCATGCTCACGGTGCGGGTCAATGGCGTGGAGGCCTATGCGGCCACCGCCGACCTGTCACAGGCCGGCCTGCAAAGGGCACTGGAGCAGGCCGAGGCACTGGCCCGGCAGGTTGCCCGGCACAGCCTGCTCGACCTGCGCGAGCAGCCGGTGACCAGCGCCCGCCACGACCATGTTTCGCCCAATTTTGACCAACCCGTGCCAAACCTGGCCGACTGCCTTGGCCTGCTCGCCGCTGAATCGGCCAGCGTGCCGAAGGACACCCGCCTGGTGGACTGGCAGGCCAGCCTGGGCCTGAGTCTGGTCGAGCAGACCTACCTGAACTCGGCCGGCGCCGAGCTGCGCCATGCCCAGCGCTTCCTGTTCCCGGGCCTGAGCGTCACCGCCAGCGACGGCCAGGACAGCCAGAGCCGCAGCCTGGGCCGCGACAACTTCGGCCAGCAAGGCGGTTTCGAGATCATCGAACGCTGCGGCCTGGTCGGCGCCGCCCGTCAGGTCGCCGACCAGGCGCTGCAGCTGCTGCTGGCGCCGAACACCCCAAGCGGCCCGCGTGACCTGCTGCTGATGCCCGACCAGATGATGCTGCAGATCCACGAGTCCATCGGCCACCCACTGGAGATGGACCGCATCCTCGGCGACGAGCGCAACTACGCAGGCACCAGCTTCGTCAAAGCCAGTGACTTCGGCCACCTGCAGTACGGCTCCAGCCTGCTCAACGTGACCTTCGACCCGACCATTGGCGAAGAACTGGCCAGCTACAGCTTCGATGATGACGGCACAGCAGCGAGCAAGCAGTTCCTGATCCGCGATGGCCTGCTGCTGCGCCCGCTGGGTGGTGCGCTGTCGCAGTTCCGCTCGGGCCTGGACGGAGTTGCCAACAGCCGCGCCTGCGGCTGGAACCGCGCGCCGATCGACCGCATGGCCAACCTCAACATCGAGCCCGGCGATCAGCCTCTCGACCAGCTGATCCAGGGCATCGAGCACGGCATCCTGATGCGCACCAACCGCTCGTGGTCCATCGACGATGCACGCAACAAGTTCCAGTTCGGCTGCGAATGGGGCCAACTGATCGAAAACGGCGAGCTCAAGGGCATCGTCAAGAACCCCAACTACCGTGGCATCTCCGCACAGTTCTGGCGCAACCTGGCGGCGGTCGGCGACCGCAGCACCTTCCAGGTCCTGGGCACGCCCAACTGCGGCAAGGGCGAACCCAACCAGGTGGTGCGGGTCGGGCATGCCTCGCCCGCCTGCGTATTCCGCCAGATCGACGTATTCGGAGGGGACGCCTGA
- the putA gene encoding trifunctional transcriptional regulator/proline dehydrogenase/L-glutamate gamma-semialdehyde dehydrogenase — protein MATTTLGVKLDDPTRERLKAAAQSIDRTPHWLIKQAIFNYLEKLEGGATLTELNGHANNLADDAGEVQPDHAHQCFLEFAESILPQSVLRSAITAAYRRPEQEVVPMLLEQARLSAPLAEATNKLAAGIAEKLRNQKSAGGRAGIVQGLLQEFSLSSQEGVALMCLAEALLRIPDKGTRDALIRDKISNGNWQPHLGNSPSLFVNAATWGLLLTGKLVSTHNEAGLTSSLTRIIGKSGEPMIRKGVDMAMRLMGEQFVTGETIAEALANASRFEAKGFRYSYDMLGEAALTEHDAQKYLASYEQAIHSIGKASHGRGIYEGPGISIKLSALHPRYSRAQYERVMEELYPRLLSLTLLAKQYDIGLNIDAEEADRLELSLDLLERLCFEPALAGWNGIGFVIQAYQKRCPYVIDYVIDLAKRSRHRLMIRLVKGAYWDSEIKRAQVEGLEGYPVYTRKVYTDVSYVACARKLLAVPEAIYPQFATHNAHTLSAIYHIAGQNYYPGQYEFQCLHGMGEPLYEQVVGKIADGKLNRPCRVYAPVGTHETLLAYLVRRLLENGANTSFVNRIADHSISIQELVADPVTSIERMGTQEGSIGLPHPRIPLPRELYGSDRANSAGIDMANEHRLASLSCAMLATANNDWKATPLLACAASEVAAVPVLNPADHRDVVGHVQEATVADVDNAIQCALNAAPIWQATPPAERAAILERTADLMEAEIQPLMGLLIREAGKTFANAIAEVREAVDFLRYYAVQARNDFSNDAHRPLGPVVCISPWNFPLAIFTGQVAAALAAGNPVLAKPAEQTPLIAAQAVRLLLEAGIPEGVLQLLPGRGETVGAGLVGDERVKGVMFTGSTEVARLLQRNVAGRLDNQGRPIPLIAETGGQNAMIVDSSALTEQVVIDVVSSAFDSAGQRCSALRVLCLQEDSADRVIEMLKGAMAESRLGCPDRLAVDIGPVIDAEAKAGIEKHIQGMREKGRAVYQVAIADAAEIKRGTFVMPTLIELDSFDELKREIFGPVLHVVRYNRRNLDQLIEQINASGYGLTLGVHTRIDETIAKVVETANAGNMYVNRNIVGAVVGVQPFGGEGLSGTGPKAGGPLYLYRLLSTRPADAIGRHFQQQDGEGQPDRALHDQLIKPLHALKAWAESNQQAELAALCNQFAGQSQSGIARLLPGPTGERNTYTILPREHVLCLADNEADLLAQFAAVLAVGSSAVWADGEPGKSLRGRLPKELQAKVKLVADWNKDEVAFDAVIHHGDSDQLRGVCQQVAKRAGAIVGVHGLSSGDHQIALERLVIERAVSVNTAAAGGNASLMTIG, from the coding sequence TTGGCGACGACCACCCTTGGGGTCAAACTTGACGACCCGACCCGTGAGCGACTCAAAGCAGCTGCGCAGTCCATCGACCGCACGCCGCACTGGTTGATCAAGCAAGCGATCTTCAATTACCTGGAGAAGCTCGAGGGTGGCGCAACCCTGACCGAACTCAACGGTCACGCCAACAACCTGGCCGATGACGCTGGTGAAGTGCAGCCAGACCACGCCCACCAATGCTTCCTCGAATTTGCCGAAAGCATCCTGCCGCAGTCGGTACTGCGTTCCGCAATCACCGCCGCCTACCGCCGCCCCGAGCAGGAAGTGGTGCCGATGCTGCTGGAGCAGGCGCGCCTGAGCGCCCCGCTGGCCGAAGCCACCAACAAGCTGGCCGCCGGCATCGCGGAGAAACTGCGCAATCAGAAGAGTGCTGGCGGCCGTGCCGGCATCGTCCAGGGCCTGCTGCAGGAATTTTCCCTGTCGTCCCAGGAAGGCGTTGCCCTGATGTGCCTGGCCGAAGCCCTGCTGCGCATCCCTGACAAAGGCACCCGCGACGCCTTGATCCGCGACAAGATCAGCAACGGCAACTGGCAGCCGCACCTGGGCAACAGCCCGTCGCTGTTCGTCAACGCCGCCACCTGGGGCCTGCTGCTGACCGGCAAGCTGGTATCCACCCATAACGAAGCCGGCCTCACCTCCTCGCTGACCCGCATCATCGGCAAGAGCGGCGAACCGATGATCCGCAAGGGCGTCGACATGGCCATGCGCCTGATGGGTGAGCAGTTCGTGACCGGTGAGACCATCGCCGAAGCCCTGGCCAACGCCAGCCGCTTCGAAGCCAAGGGCTTCCGCTACTCCTACGACATGCTTGGCGAAGCCGCACTGACCGAGCATGACGCACAGAAATACCTGGCGTCCTACGAGCAGGCAATTCACTCGATCGGCAAAGCGTCCCATGGCCGCGGCATCTATGAAGGCCCGGGCATCTCGATCAAGCTGTCGGCCCTGCACCCACGCTACAGCCGCGCCCAGTACGAGCGCGTGATGGAAGAGCTGTACCCACGCCTGCTGTCGCTGACCCTGCTGGCCAAGCAGTACGACATCGGCCTGAACATCGACGCCGAGGAGGCCGACCGCCTGGAGCTGTCCCTCGACCTGCTCGAGCGCCTGTGCTTCGAGCCGGCCCTGGCTGGCTGGAACGGTATCGGCTTCGTTATCCAGGCCTACCAGAAACGCTGCCCGTACGTGATCGACTACGTCATCGACCTGGCCAAGCGCAGCCGCCACCGCCTGATGATCCGCCTGGTAAAAGGCGCCTACTGGGACAGCGAGATCAAGCGCGCCCAGGTCGAAGGCCTGGAAGGCTACCCGGTCTACACCCGCAAGGTGTACACCGACGTATCCTACGTAGCCTGTGCCCGCAAGCTGCTGGCCGTGCCGGAGGCGATCTACCCGCAGTTCGCCACCCACAACGCCCACACGCTGTCGGCCATCTACCACATCGCCGGCCAGAACTACTACCCGGGCCAGTACGAGTTCCAGTGCCTGCACGGCATGGGCGAACCGCTGTACGAACAGGTTGTAGGCAAGATCGCCGACGGCAAACTGAACCGTCCATGCCGTGTGTACGCCCCTGTCGGCACCCACGAAACCCTGCTGGCCTACCTGGTCCGCCGCCTGCTGGAAAACGGCGCCAACACCTCGTTCGTCAACCGTATCGCCGACCACTCGATCTCCATCCAGGAACTGGTCGCCGACCCGGTCACCAGCATCGAACGCATGGGCACCCAGGAAGGCAGCATCGGCCTGCCGCACCCACGTATCCCGCTGCCGCGCGAGCTCTATGGCAGCGACCGCGCCAACTCGGCCGGCATCGACATGGCCAACGAACACCGCCTGGCGTCGCTGTCCTGCGCCATGCTGGCCACTGCCAACAACGACTGGAAAGCCACCCCACTGCTGGCCTGCGCCGCCAGCGAAGTTGCTGCCGTACCGGTACTCAACCCGGCGGACCACCGCGACGTGGTCGGCCACGTGCAGGAAGCCACCGTTGCCGACGTCGACAATGCCATCCAGTGTGCACTGAACGCCGCGCCGATCTGGCAGGCCACCCCACCGGCCGAGCGTGCTGCAATCCTCGAACGCACCGCCGACCTGATGGAAGCCGAAATCCAGCCGCTGATGGGCCTGCTCATCCGCGAAGCCGGTAAGACCTTCGCCAACGCCATCGCCGAAGTGCGCGAAGCCGTGGACTTCCTGCGCTACTACGCGGTGCAGGCACGCAATGACTTCAGCAACGACGCCCACCGCCCGCTGGGCCCGGTGGTGTGCATCAGCCCGTGGAACTTCCCGCTTGCGATCTTCACCGGCCAGGTAGCCGCAGCCCTGGCTGCCGGTAACCCGGTGCTGGCCAAGCCTGCCGAGCAGACCCCGCTGATCGCTGCCCAGGCCGTGCGCCTGCTGCTGGAAGCCGGTATTCCGGAAGGCGTGCTGCAACTGCTGCCAGGTCGCGGCGAAACTGTCGGCGCCGGCCTGGTCGGTGATGAGCGCGTCAAAGGCGTGATGTTCACCGGCTCCACCGAAGTCGCCCGCCTGCTGCAGCGCAACGTCGCTGGCCGCCTGGACAACCAGGGCCGGCCGATCCCGCTGATCGCCGAAACCGGCGGCCAGAACGCAATGATCGTCGACTCCTCGGCGCTGACCGAGCAGGTGGTGATCGACGTGGTGTCCTCGGCCTTCGACAGTGCCGGCCAGCGTTGCTCGGCCCTGCGTGTACTGTGCCTGCAGGAAGACTCCGCCGACCGCGTGATCGAAATGCTCAAGGGCGCCATGGCCGAGAGCCGCCTGGGTTGCCCGGACCGCCTGGCCGTGGACATTGGCCCGGTGATCGACGCCGAAGCCAAGGCTGGTATCGAGAAGCACATCCAGGGCATGCGCGAGAAAGGCCGCGCGGTCTACCAAGTCGCAATCGCCGATGCAGCCGAGATCAAGCGTGGCACCTTCGTGATGCCAACCCTGATCGAGCTGGACAGCTTCGACGAGCTGAAGCGTGAGATTTTCGGCCCGGTGCTGCACGTGGTGCGCTACAACCGTCGCAACCTCGACCAGCTGATCGAGCAGATCAACGCCTCCGGCTACGGCCTGACGCTCGGCGTGCACACCCGCATCGACGAGACCATCGCCAAGGTGGTGGAAACCGCCAACGCCGGCAACATGTACGTCAACCGCAACATCGTTGGCGCCGTGGTGGGCGTGCAGCCGTTCGGTGGTGAAGGCCTGTCCGGCACCGGTCCGAAAGCCGGCGGCCCGCTGTACCTGTACCGCCTGCTGTCGACCCGCCCGGCCGACGCCATTGGCCGTCACTTCCAGCAGCAGGATGGTGAAGGCCAGCCGGACCGTGCCCTGCACGACCAACTGATCAAGCCGCTGCACGCCCTGAAGGCTTGGGCCGAGAGCAACCAGCAGGCCGAACTGGCCGCACTGTGCAACCAGTTCGCCGGCCAATCGCAGAGCGGCATCGCCCGCCTGCTGCCCGGCCCGACCGGCGAGCGCAACACCTACACCATCCTGCCGCGCGAGCACGTGCTGTGCCTGGCAGACAACGAGGCCGACCTGCTGGCGCAGTTCGCAGCCGTGCTGGCCGTCGGTAGCTCGGCGGTGTGGGCTGACGGCGAGCCAGGCAAATCCCTGCGCGGCCGCCTGCCGAAGGAACTGCAGGCCAAGGTCAAGCTGGTGGCAGACTGGAACAAGGATGAAGTGGCGTTCGACGCTGTCATCCACCATGGCGACTCGGATCAGCTGCGTGGCGTGTGCCAGCAGGTGGCCAAGCGTGCCGGGGCGATTGTCGGTGTACACGGGCTGTCCAGCGGCGACCACCAGATTGCGCTGGAGCGCTTGGTGATCGAGCGCGCGGTGAGTGTGAACACTGCGGCGGCGGGCGGTAACGCCAGCCTGATGACCATTGGCTAA
- a CDS encoding TldD/PmbA family protein, with amino-acid sequence MKHLFQTLVAAVQDALQPGEQFTLGFSAEQSQFVRFNHAKVRQAGEVSQASAQLRLIRDGRQAEQQVTLSGDAQLDLQRLSAALEQLRQTLPLLAVDPYLRLDDNAWHNLSQQDQPLPELDQVLALLDREAGDLDLVGIYAAGPICRGFASSFGAFGWHQANSFNFDWSLFHSNGQAVKANYAGQQWSADDFTARLRQAREQLGFLGRPAVTLKPGSYRAYLAPAAMDEIAGMLCWGGFSAQALATGNSALQRLYNGDAQLHPLVSFSEQVSGSLSPAFSDEGSPRLDVPLIQQGKALQRLVSARSAAEFELLANGADSYESPCALSLAPGSLPSEQVLERLGTGLYISNLWYLNYSDLPAARMTGLTRFATFWVENGEIQGPVSTMRFDDSLYSLLGSQLEDLTQEREMILSTSTYGQRSTGSSHLPGALVKGLTLTL; translated from the coding sequence ATGAAACACCTTTTCCAGACCCTGGTCGCCGCCGTGCAAGATGCCCTGCAACCTGGCGAGCAGTTCACCCTGGGCTTCAGTGCCGAGCAGTCGCAGTTCGTGCGCTTCAACCACGCCAAGGTGCGCCAGGCCGGCGAGGTGAGCCAGGCCAGCGCGCAACTGCGGTTGATCCGTGACGGCCGCCAGGCAGAACAGCAGGTGACCCTGAGTGGTGACGCACAGCTTGACCTGCAACGCCTGAGCGCAGCCCTGGAGCAGTTGCGCCAGACTCTGCCGCTGCTGGCCGTCGACCCGTACCTGCGCCTGGACGACAACGCCTGGCACAACCTCAGCCAGCAGGATCAACCGCTGCCCGAGCTGGATCAGGTACTGGCTCTGCTCGACCGTGAGGCTGGCGACCTGGACCTGGTTGGCATCTACGCCGCCGGCCCGATCTGCCGAGGCTTTGCCAGCTCGTTCGGAGCATTTGGCTGGCACCAGGCCAACAGCTTCAACTTCGACTGGAGCCTGTTCCACAGCAATGGCCAGGCCGTGAAAGCCAACTATGCCGGCCAGCAGTGGAGCGCCGACGATTTCACCGCCCGCCTGCGCCAGGCTCGGGAGCAGTTGGGTTTCCTCGGCCGCCCGGCCGTTACCCTGAAACCTGGCAGCTACCGTGCCTACCTGGCGCCTGCGGCCATGGACGAAATCGCCGGCATGCTCTGCTGGGGCGGTTTCTCCGCGCAGGCACTGGCCACGGGCAACAGTGCCCTGCAGCGCCTGTACAACGGCGATGCGCAACTGCACCCGCTGGTCAGTTTCAGCGAGCAGGTCAGCGGCTCGCTGAGCCCGGCATTCTCCGACGAGGGCTCGCCGCGCCTGGATGTACCGTTGATTCAGCAGGGTAAAGCGTTGCAGCGGCTGGTCAGTGCCCGCAGCGCAGCGGAATTCGAGCTGCTGGCCAATGGTGCCGACAGCTACGAGTCGCCGTGCGCGCTGAGCCTGGCACCGGGCAGCTTGCCCAGCGAGCAGGTCCTTGAGCGGCTGGGCACCGGGCTGTACATCAGCAACCTGTGGTACCTGAACTACTCTGACCTGCCAGCCGCACGCATGACCGGGCTGACCCGCTTCGCCACGTTCTGGGTGGAAAACGGCGAGATCCAGGGGCCGGTGAGCACCATGCGCTTCGATGACAGCCTGTACAGCCTGCTTGGCAGCCAGCTGGAGGACCTGACCCAGGAGCGCGAGATGATCCTGTCGACCAGCACCTACGGGCAGCGCAGTACCGGGTCGAGCCATCTGCCGGGGGCGCTGGTCAAAGGGCTGACCCTGACATTGTGA
- the mdtD gene encoding multidrug transporter subunit MdtD — MPDRAPLDPTTARWIPWVVAIAFFMQSLDGTILNTALPAMARSLAEDPLRMQGVIIAYMLTVALLIPASGWIADRFGTKRIFFSAILLFSFGSLLCATANSLGFLIFARIVQGLGGALMLPVGRLVVLRAYPRTELVRIMSFITIPGLLGPLLGPTLGGWLVEILSWHWIFLLNLPVGALGCYAVWKFIPDLRGVERTRFDGPGFILFGAAMVLITIAMEGLGELHLPHLRVMLLLFAGMACLAAYWLRAGRDPEPLFSPSLFRVRTFAIGILGNLFSRLGSGALPFLVPLLLQVALSYSPAQAGMSMIPLAASAMIAKSVARPLIERLGYRIVLTGNTLLLGILLASLGLVDEQTPYAVLLVQLALLGAVNSMQFTAMNTVTLIDLDDASASSGNSLLSVVAQLSLSLGVACAGALLGGFTAAGSAEGVETTLGAFQLTFVTIGVMAMLAAAIFLQLSPTDGRRARRPEQHMES; from the coding sequence ATGCCAGATCGAGCACCGCTGGACCCCACCACCGCCCGCTGGATCCCCTGGGTGGTGGCCATCGCTTTCTTCATGCAGTCCCTGGACGGCACCATTCTCAACACTGCCCTGCCGGCCATGGCCCGCTCACTGGCCGAAGACCCGCTGCGCATGCAGGGCGTGATCATCGCCTACATGCTCACCGTGGCCCTGTTGATCCCCGCCTCTGGCTGGATTGCCGACCGCTTCGGCACCAAGCGCATCTTCTTCAGCGCCATCCTGCTGTTCAGCTTCGGCTCGCTGCTGTGTGCCACGGCCAACAGCCTCGGTTTCCTGATTTTCGCCCGCATCGTGCAGGGACTGGGCGGTGCGCTGATGCTGCCGGTCGGGCGCCTGGTGGTGCTGCGCGCCTACCCGCGTACCGAACTGGTGAGGATCATGAGCTTCATCACCATCCCCGGCCTGCTCGGCCCGCTGCTGGGCCCGACCCTGGGCGGCTGGCTGGTGGAAATCCTCAGCTGGCACTGGATCTTCCTGCTCAACCTGCCAGTCGGTGCGCTGGGCTGCTATGCGGTATGGAAGTTCATCCCCGACCTGCGCGGGGTCGAGCGCACCCGCTTCGACGGCCCCGGCTTCATCCTGTTCGGCGCCGCGATGGTGCTGATCACCATCGCCATGGAGGGCCTGGGCGAGCTGCACCTGCCACACCTGCGGGTGATGTTGCTGTTGTTCGCCGGCATGGCCTGCCTGGCCGCCTACTGGCTGCGCGCCGGCCGCGACCCAGAGCCGCTGTTCTCGCCCAGCCTGTTCCGCGTGCGTACCTTTGCCATCGGCATCCTCGGCAACCTGTTCTCGCGCCTGGGCAGCGGCGCCCTGCCGTTCCTGGTGCCGTTGTTGCTGCAGGTAGCGCTGAGCTATTCGCCGGCCCAGGCCGGCATGAGCATGATTCCGCTGGCCGCCTCGGCGATGATCGCCAAGTCCGTCGCCCGGCCACTGATCGAGCGCCTGGGTTACCGCATCGTGCTGACCGGCAACACCTTGCTGCTGGGCATCCTGCTGGCCAGCCTGGGCCTGGTCGATGAACAGACGCCTTATGCCGTGCTGCTGGTGCAGCTGGCCCTGCTCGGTGCGGTCAACTCGATGCAGTTCACGGCGATGAACACGGTGACCCTGATCGACCTCGACGACGCCAGCGCCAGTAGCGGCAACAGCCTGCTGTCGGTGGTCGCACAGCTGTCGCTGAGCCTCGGCGTGGCCTGCGCCGGTGCCTTGCTCGGCGGTTTCACCGCAGCGGGCAGTGCCGAAGGCGTGGAGACCACCTTGGGCGCCTTCCAGCTGACCTTTGTGACCATCGGGGTGATGGCCATGCTGGCGGCGGCGATCTTCCTGCAACTGTCGCCGACGGACGGAAGGCGTGCCCGTCGTCCGGAACAACACATGGAGTCGTAG